The Parashewanella spongiae genome has a window encoding:
- a CDS encoding fumarate hydratase, which yields MTSNQQNSVNKIIKQADFIDSITDALQYISYYHPKDFVDAMAEAYDREQSAAAKDAIAQILINSRMSAEGKRPLCQDTGIVTTFVKVGMGVQWDKTDMTIQQMVDEGVRRAYLNPDNPLRASIVADPAGTRKNTKDNTPSVVHIETVVGNHVDVAIAAKGGGSENKAKMAMLNPSDDVAAWVERTLPTMGAGWCPPGMLGIGIGGTAEKAAVMAKEALMESVDIHDLLKNGAETTEDKLRLDIFERSNNLGIGAQGLGGLTTVLDVKIKTAPTHAASKPVVMIPNCAATRHVHFHLDGTGAADLTPPSLSDWPEITREVGNDVRRVDLNTVTQTEIETWKSGDTILLNGKMLTGRDAAHKRIQSLIESGEGLPEGVDFKGKFIYYVGPVDPVGNEVVGPAGPTTATRMDKFTDLMLEKTGLMGMIGKAERGPATVESIKKHKAVYLMAVGGAAYLVSKAIKKSRVVAFEDLGMEAIYEFDVVDMPVTVAVDSNGVNAHETGPAIWKVNIANAK from the coding sequence ATGACATCAAACCAACAGAATTCTGTTAACAAAATAATTAAGCAAGCTGATTTTATCGACAGCATTACTGACGCTTTGCAGTATATTTCATATTACCACCCCAAAGACTTTGTTGATGCAATGGCTGAAGCTTATGACCGTGAGCAAAGTGCTGCTGCGAAGGATGCAATCGCACAAATTCTAATAAATTCGCGTATGTCAGCTGAAGGAAAACGTCCGCTTTGCCAAGATACGGGAATCGTAACGACGTTTGTCAAAGTTGGTATGGGCGTTCAATGGGACAAGACGGACATGACGATTCAACAAATGGTTGATGAAGGTGTGCGTCGTGCTTATTTAAATCCTGATAATCCGTTACGTGCATCAATTGTTGCCGATCCTGCGGGAACACGCAAAAACACCAAAGACAATACGCCGTCAGTGGTGCATATTGAGACAGTAGTTGGAAACCATGTAGATGTTGCCATAGCAGCCAAAGGTGGTGGCTCAGAAAACAAAGCTAAAATGGCGATGTTGAACCCATCAGACGATGTGGCCGCGTGGGTAGAGCGTACACTTCCAACAATGGGAGCAGGTTGGTGTCCACCAGGAATGTTGGGCATAGGCATTGGCGGCACAGCCGAAAAAGCAGCTGTCATGGCAAAAGAAGCACTTATGGAAAGTGTAGATATTCACGATTTGCTGAAAAATGGCGCTGAAACAACAGAAGATAAACTTCGTTTAGATATTTTCGAACGTTCTAATAACTTAGGTATAGGTGCTCAAGGCTTGGGCGGATTAACAACGGTGCTTGATGTAAAAATCAAAACTGCACCGACTCACGCAGCTTCTAAACCTGTGGTAATGATCCCAAATTGTGCCGCCACTAGACATGTGCATTTTCATCTAGATGGCACTGGCGCAGCAGATTTAACGCCTCCATCTCTTTCTGACTGGCCGGAGATTACTCGTGAAGTGGGCAATGATGTCCGTCGAGTTGATTTAAACACCGTGACTCAAACTGAGATTGAAACATGGAAAAGTGGCGATACCATTCTTTTAAACGGTAAAATGCTCACAGGTCGTGATGCGGCACATAAACGTATCCAAAGCTTAATTGAATCCGGCGAAGGTTTGCCAGAAGGTGTCGACTTTAAAGGGAAATTTATTTACTACGTTGGGCCGGTTGATCCGGTTGGTAACGAAGTCGTTGGTCCAGCTGGCCCAACAACGGCAACACGTATGGATAAATTCACCGATTTGATGCTTGAAAAAACAGGCTTAATGGGGATGATTGGTAAAGCGGAACGCGGCCCAGCTACCGTGGAATCAATTAAAAAACATAAAGCAGTGTATTTAATGGCAGTTGGTGGTGCAGCCTATTTAGTTTCCAAAGCTATCAAGAAGTCTCGAGTAGTAGCATTTGAAGACTTAGGTATGGAAGCCATTTATGAGTTTGATGTTGTGGATATGCCAGTGACAGTTGCTGTTGATTCAAATGGCGTAAATGCCCATGAAACAGGCCCTGCAATTTGGAAAGTTAACATTGCTAACGCAAAGTAA